Proteins encoded together in one Chryseobacterium taklimakanense window:
- a CDS encoding thermonuclease family protein, which produces MKYNATSASLNEMEGSTTGNPSAKYFQIKNIHVQPFWIVEEVLDGDSLKVKQEFTKESKEIRLYGLDAPEVHLSRKMREDEAKSGIPASLLLQYGMMSLDFVLQVAPPGTRVTLLTEKNNQLDFWMRELAYVILPNGDCLNELLLQNGWAKASHNYYCTRLPYFQEISRLAQINKQGIYQYISIF; this is translated from the coding sequence ATGAAATACAATGCAACCAGTGCAAGCCTTAACGAAATGGAAGGCAGCACAACAGGAAATCCGTCCGCAAAATATTTTCAGATTAAAAACATCCATGTCCAACCATTTTGGATTGTGGAAGAAGTTTTGGACGGTGACAGTTTAAAAGTGAAACAGGAATTCACAAAAGAAAGCAAGGAAATAAGACTTTACGGATTGGATGCACCGGAAGTTCATTTATCAAGAAAGATGCGCGAGGATGAAGCGAAAAGCGGTATTCCTGCCTCTTTACTGCTTCAATATGGAATGATGAGTTTGGATTTTGTGCTGCAGGTAGCACCACCGGGAACAAGGGTAACGCTGCTCACAGAAAAAAACAATCAGTTAGATTTTTGGATGCGTGAGTTGGCTTATGTGATCCTGCCGAACGGCGACTGCCTGAATGAACTGCTTCTGCAGAATGGTTGGGCAAAGGCAAGTCATAACTATTACTGCACTCGTTTGCCTTATTTTCAGGAAATTAGTAGATTAGCACAAATTAATAAACAAGGTATCTACCAATATATCAGTATTTTCTGA
- a CDS encoding YciI family protein, which yields MTRFIFIDWLKFTPTLNLKLKSMTELKEFMLLFRYEPSNEEPTQGQLQEMHKHWGEFIGGIAMQGKLVNTHQLGFEGKKIYANQNTEDGVHIADGQTIGGNMVLKAESMESAAELAKKCPILFMGGTVEVRDILPMNQL from the coding sequence ATGACAAGATTTATTTTTATTGATTGGCTGAAATTTACACCAACATTAAATTTAAAACTTAAAAGTATGACCGAGTTAAAAGAATTTATGTTGCTGTTCAGATATGAGCCGAGCAACGAAGAGCCAACCCAAGGGCAACTACAAGAAATGCACAAACACTGGGGAGAATTTATTGGTGGGATTGCTATGCAAGGAAAATTAGTAAACACTCACCAATTAGGTTTTGAAGGAAAAAAGATTTATGCCAATCAAAACACAGAGGACGGGGTTCATATAGCCGATGGACAAACCATAGGTGGTAATATGGTTTTAAAAGCCGAATCAATGGAATCTGCGGCAGAACTTGCAAAAAAATGCCCAATACTTTTTATGGGTGGCACAGTGGAAGTAAGAGACATATTACCAATGAATCAATTATAA
- a CDS encoding SRPBCC family protein, translating to MNKKMIFAIIGIALAAFIGFGLYKASVLKSIQIVKTVKINSTKQETFDMVKYLSNFPKWSPFLAQDPTQKYEVRGTDGAIGAQYHWEGNKGKDLGYQEIVKIEEPNFIRMKCDIQKPFVAKPTFDYYFTETSNGIEVKQDFKLESGLVDAFFMWLFGAKAEMEKSNQQGLDLLKIAVEKK from the coding sequence ATGAACAAGAAAATGATATTCGCAATAATTGGAATCGCTCTTGCAGCGTTCATCGGATTCGGTTTATATAAAGCCAGTGTTTTGAAATCAATTCAAATTGTCAAAACAGTTAAAATTAATTCAACGAAACAGGAAACTTTTGATATGGTAAAATACTTGAGCAACTTTCCGAAATGGTCGCCATTTTTGGCACAAGACCCGACGCAGAAGTATGAAGTTAGAGGAACAGACGGGGCGATTGGTGCTCAATACCATTGGGAGGGTAATAAAGGTAAAGACTTGGGGTATCAAGAAATCGTAAAAATTGAAGAGCCAAATTTTATAAGAATGAAGTGTGATATTCAAAAGCCATTCGTTGCAAAACCTACATTTGACTATTACTTTACTGAAACATCAAACGGTATAGAAGTTAAACAAGATTTTAAATTGGAATCAGGTTTGGTTGACGCATTTTTTATGTGGCTGTTTGGTGCAAAAGCAGAAATGGAAAAGAGCAATCAGCAAGGTTTAGACTTATTAAAAATTGCAGTAGAAAAAAAATAA
- a CDS encoding DUF6624 domain-containing protein has product MKYLVFSFLLFISCSISKTNLNKLKSDLAEIYNSDQELRQLIDGNTTKDKKSEIKKKYGLENTAEKQLWNKISKNDSLNLIKIEGIIKEYGYPGKSLVGTPLNSTVFLVVQHSELPIIEKYFPIIKEAGKKGELSMTSVAMMEDRMLMYQGKKQIYGTQVSGKKIIDSETQKESWEYFVWPIEDSENVNKRRKQIGFEESIEEYANNFGIKYTKRELEK; this is encoded by the coding sequence ATGAAATATTTAGTTTTTTCTTTTCTATTATTTATATCTTGCTCAATTTCAAAAACAAATTTAAATAAACTCAAATCTGACCTGGCCGAAATATACAATTCTGACCAAGAACTTAGACAATTAATAGATGGGAATACCACAAAAGATAAAAAGAGCGAAATAAAGAAAAAGTACGGACTTGAGAACACAGCAGAGAAACAATTATGGAATAAGATTTCTAAAAATGACAGTCTAAACTTAATAAAAATTGAAGGAATTATTAAAGAGTATGGATATCCAGGAAAATCTCTAGTTGGGACACCTTTAAATTCAACAGTTTTTTTGGTTGTTCAGCATTCAGAATTACCAATTATTGAAAAATATTTTCCAATTATAAAAGAAGCAGGAAAAAAGGGGGAACTTTCAATGACAAGTGTTGCAATGATGGAAGATAGAATGTTAATGTATCAGGGTAAAAAACAAATTTATGGAACTCAAGTTTCTGGAAAGAAAATTATTGATTCAGAGACTCAAAAAGAAAGTTGGGAATATTTTGTTTGGCCAATTGAAGATTCCGAAAATGTAAATAAAAGACGAAAGCAAATTGGTTTTGAAGAATCTATTGAAGAATATGCTAACAATTTCGGAATAAAATACACAAAAAGAGAACTTGAAAAATAA
- a CDS encoding IS30 family transposase → MKNYRRLTFAERVKIEEFRNLKYSVSQIAKKLNRAKSTIARELKTNRYAHCSYKADHANRKAFCRSMYRKDGKTKISSNPKLKEFIHQKLALRWSPDQISVTLKRLYPNDKAMNISHEAIYLYIYVHCKSELKKELIAQLRQERKSRGNFKTRAVLEPKIKDRVSIDERPEEVLGREIPGHWEGDLIIGKDHKSCIGTLVERSTRTIIIVPLKNKNAATVRKAFEKELLKIPKTMRKTLTYDNGTEMSEHKLFTKNTKIQVYFTHPYSPWERPTNENSNGLVRDYFPKGTDFNKITNKKIKQVQNELNERPRKVLDYQTPKDVFNQFILNQLK, encoded by the coding sequence ATGAAAAATTACAGAAGATTAACCTTTGCCGAGAGGGTGAAAATTGAAGAATTCAGGAATCTTAAATACTCCGTCTCGCAAATTGCCAAAAAATTAAACAGAGCCAAATCCACCATCGCAAGAGAACTCAAAACCAACCGCTATGCACACTGTTCCTACAAGGCAGACCACGCCAACAGAAAAGCATTCTGCAGGTCGATGTACAGAAAGGACGGAAAAACAAAAATATCCTCCAATCCAAAACTTAAGGAATTCATCCACCAAAAGCTCGCCCTGCGCTGGTCGCCAGACCAAATATCCGTTACTTTGAAAAGACTTTACCCCAATGACAAAGCCATGAATATCTCCCACGAAGCCATTTATCTCTACATCTATGTACACTGTAAAAGTGAACTTAAAAAGGAACTTATTGCCCAGCTCCGGCAGGAAAGAAAATCCAGAGGAAACTTTAAAACAAGGGCCGTCCTGGAACCCAAAATTAAGGACCGTGTCTCCATCGACGAAAGACCCGAAGAAGTCCTTGGAAGGGAAATCCCCGGACATTGGGAAGGCGACCTTATCATCGGGAAAGACCACAAGTCATGCATCGGGACACTCGTCGAAAGATCCACGAGAACCATCATTATCGTTCCCCTAAAAAACAAGAACGCAGCCACGGTGAGAAAAGCTTTCGAAAAGGAACTCCTGAAAATTCCCAAAACCATGCGTAAAACACTTACCTACGACAATGGGACAGAAATGAGCGAACATAAACTCTTCACCAAAAACACCAAGATACAGGTCTATTTTACCCATCCCTACTCGCCCTGGGAAAGACCTACCAATGAAAACTCAAACGGCTTAGTGCGGGACTACTTCCCCAAAGGAACGGACTTCAATAAAATAACCAACAAAAAAATTAAACAGGTCCAAAACGAACTCAATGAGAGACCCAGAAAAGTTTTGGACTACCAAACCCCAAAAGATGTCTTTAACCAGTTCATCCTAAATCAATTAAAATGA
- a CDS encoding DUF262 domain-containing protein yields the protein MTISFYNLIKEFKIVIPIIQRDYAQGRETGKVPAIRNRFIDSIKKTLLSDNDKMELDFIYGYTKIYENEEKVLTKHFIPLDGQQRLTTLFLLHWFLASREERLEELRPVLQKFSYETRHSSNVFCKKLVDFNPGKGFSDIKKLIVDQPWFFTAWHNDPTISSMLTVLQALEEKFYDTHLSLDFLISENPKIVFHLLPMEKLGLPDDLYIKMNSRGKELTEFEYFKSQFTEVIPPEFVSKFKNDVDQKWSDLFWDMHKDLQEPDLAKLADRAFLRFYNYISDILLLKNNIERTDIKDQLLNDNLYKNPENVRFLFDALDALCNPDIYFSDLFYLQEADFSQEKVRLFFDKPEIDLLRKCAAVYNPQEHTNPFSLGEQLMLYAYLQHIVYGTEDFNKRLRILRNLIANSEDTVRIDNLGYLVSDADLLIKTGIINPDSKFNTRQIAEENLKSEVLIQKPHLKEVMHKTEDHRLLRGALSVFDFDDRFEFYADNFRKLFSDGVDYKTLSHALLITADYSQLYSWRWRVGTRNESSWRELLTPSNRRQHFDKIKNSVHLLIDRLSANPATDIADIVVNYKMQYENEISKPKDWIYYYIVYDMFDINLEGFLYWSEDHFHLKYDVMRKTSLGGSHWSPYLYVLQQRFNTKVTLGIYGEPLILTKKNISVRLRANNDGYYIEENFSAKTAEYLDSLIAHKILDENYCLKINKFSENEDLDDRIIEGEKFIKTFFEGIA from the coding sequence ATGACCATCAGTTTTTATAATTTAATAAAAGAATTCAAAATAGTTATTCCTATCATCCAGCGTGATTATGCACAGGGAAGGGAAACAGGAAAAGTTCCTGCCATTAGAAACAGATTTATTGATTCAATCAAAAAGACTTTGCTTTCCGATAATGATAAAATGGAACTTGATTTTATTTACGGATATACCAAGATTTATGAAAATGAAGAAAAGGTATTGACAAAGCATTTTATTCCTTTAGATGGACAGCAGCGTCTTACAACACTTTTTTTGTTGCATTGGTTTCTTGCATCCAGAGAAGAACGCTTAGAAGAATTAAGACCGGTTCTGCAAAAATTCAGTTATGAAACACGCCACAGTTCAAATGTTTTCTGTAAAAAATTAGTTGATTTTAATCCGGGTAAAGGTTTTTCAGACATCAAGAAACTCATTGTAGATCAGCCTTGGTTTTTTACAGCGTGGCATAATGATCCCACTATATCATCGATGCTTACGGTTCTTCAGGCATTAGAAGAGAAGTTTTACGATACGCATTTATCATTAGATTTTTTGATTAGCGAAAATCCTAAAATTGTGTTTCACCTTTTACCTATGGAGAAATTAGGACTACCGGATGATCTTTATATCAAGATGAATTCAAGAGGAAAAGAACTTACCGAGTTTGAATATTTTAAGTCTCAGTTCACTGAAGTAATTCCGCCAGAATTTGTAAGTAAATTTAAAAATGATGTAGATCAAAAATGGTCCGATCTTTTTTGGGATATGCATAAAGATTTACAGGAACCTGACCTTGCAAAACTTGCAGACCGGGCATTTTTAAGGTTTTATAATTACATTTCTGATATTTTACTTCTTAAAAACAATATTGAACGGACCGATATTAAGGATCAGTTGCTAAATGATAACCTTTATAAAAATCCCGAAAATGTTAGATTCTTATTTGATGCATTAGATGCTCTCTGCAATCCTGATATTTATTTTTCTGATTTGTTTTATCTACAGGAAGCGGATTTCAGTCAGGAAAAAGTAAGGTTGTTTTTCGATAAACCGGAGATTGACTTACTTCGAAAATGTGCCGCGGTTTATAACCCACAGGAACATACAAACCCTTTCTCTTTAGGGGAACAGTTGATGCTGTACGCATACTTACAGCACATAGTTTATGGTACAGAAGATTTTAATAAGAGATTGAGAATACTGCGAAATCTAATTGCGAATTCTGAAGATACAGTCCGTATTGATAATTTAGGGTATTTAGTTTCAGATGCAGATTTGCTAATAAAAACAGGAATAATAAATCCGGATTCTAAATTTAATACCCGTCAGATTGCCGAAGAAAATCTGAAAAGCGAAGTCTTAATTCAAAAACCGCATTTAAAGGAAGTAATGCACAAAACAGAAGATCATAGACTTCTGCGAGGCGCACTTTCTGTTTTTGACTTTGATGATAGATTTGAATTTTATGCAGATAATTTCAGAAAATTATTTTCAGATGGAGTTGATTATAAAACTTTGAGTCACGCATTACTCATAACTGCCGATTATTCGCAACTTTACAGTTGGAGATGGAGAGTTGGAACGCGTAACGAATCAAGTTGGAGGGAACTACTCACACCAAGCAACAGAAGACAGCATTTTGATAAAATCAAAAATTCAGTTCACCTTTTGATTGACCGTTTGTCAGCGAATCCGGCTACGGATATAGCAGATATAGTAGTTAATTATAAAATGCAGTATGAAAATGAAATATCAAAACCTAAGGATTGGATATATTATTACATTGTTTATGATATGTTTGATATCAATTTGGAAGGGTTTTTATATTGGTCCGAAGATCACTTTCATTTGAAATATGATGTAATGAGAAAAACATCTTTAGGTGGCTCTCATTGGAGTCCGTATTTATATGTACTTCAGCAGCGTTTCAATACGAAAGTAACACTTGGGATTTATGGTGAGCCTTTAATCCTAACGAAGAAGAATATTTCGGTTCGATTAAGAGCAAATAATGACGGATACTATATAGAAGAAAATTTTAGCGCAAAAACAGCAGAATATTTAGATTCCCTGATTGCTCACAAAATATTAGATGAAAACTATTGCTTAAAAATTAATAAATTTTCTGAAAATGAAGATTTGGATGACCGGATTATTGAAGGGGAAAAATTCATCAAAACATTTTTTGAAGGAATTGCATAA
- a CDS encoding Crp/Fnr family transcriptional regulator translates to MTEEHFLNKVFASSGITKDELKEIIPRYKQVTFQKGDYLLKEGQVEKFYWFIESGFIRSYIIDTEGNDITFNLYGSGDVVIDYPSMFFFAPTRENIQALTDLVCWEITFNNFQELFNTILNFREQQRGLLVGSYFALKEHSISLIADQAKNRYLKLLKEKPHIVQNVSLKHIATFLGITDTSLSRIRKEIANNP, encoded by the coding sequence ATGACAGAAGAACATTTCTTAAATAAAGTTTTCGCATCCAGCGGCATAACGAAAGACGAATTGAAAGAAATAATACCTCGCTACAAACAAGTGACTTTCCAAAAAGGCGACTACTTACTAAAAGAAGGGCAGGTAGAGAAATTCTATTGGTTTATAGAAAGTGGTTTTATTCGTTCTTATATTATAGACACTGAAGGAAACGATATCACTTTCAATCTCTACGGCTCGGGAGATGTCGTAATCGATTACCCATCTATGTTTTTCTTTGCACCGACAAGAGAAAACATTCAGGCTCTTACAGACTTAGTTTGTTGGGAGATTACTTTTAATAACTTTCAAGAATTGTTCAATACTATCTTGAACTTTAGGGAGCAACAACGTGGTCTTTTGGTGGGAAGTTATTTTGCACTAAAGGAACATAGTATCTCTTTAATAGCCGACCAGGCAAAGAACCGCTATTTAAAACTTCTAAAAGAAAAACCACACATCGTGCAGAATGTGTCATTAAAGCATATTGCTACTTTTTTGGGCATTACGGACACTTCATTGAGTAGGATTAGAAAAGAAATTGCAAACAATCCCTAA
- a CDS encoding DUF5675 family protein — protein MKTKIIRVAEGKNSTLSHLYIDGIFQCFLLEDKIREKKIMKQTAIPEGIFKLRLNTWGGMNKTYFPKYGPIHKGMIEIADLPTFSSVYIHVGNTIEHTAGCPLVGLSYIKKDGDFQVLQSVDAYKQVYKKLYEAATGRDNQIEIKNIFQF, from the coding sequence ATGAAAACAAAAATCATAAGAGTTGCAGAAGGCAAAAATTCTACACTCTCGCATTTATACATTGACGGTATTTTCCAGTGCTTTCTCCTGGAAGATAAAATCCGGGAAAAGAAAATCATGAAGCAGACCGCCATTCCGGAAGGAATTTTTAAACTTCGTTTGAATACCTGGGGTGGAATGAACAAAACGTATTTCCCAAAATACGGACCGATCCACAAAGGAATGATAGAGATTGCAGATCTTCCAACATTCAGCTCGGTTTACATTCATGTTGGAAATACTATTGAACATACGGCAGGATGTCCGCTTGTCGGACTGTCCTACATCAAAAAAGACGGTGATTTTCAGGTCCTACAGTCCGTGGATGCTTACAAACAGGTTTACAAAAAACTGTATGAAGCCGCTACCGGAAGGGATAATCAGATTGAAATTAAGAATATTTTCCAATTTTAA
- a CDS encoding YopX family protein: protein MNKLERIPTGIQDINERMIFVDDIVKVTYGDAPNNFSENEKVIYENGKFYLDHQDGTSSFDSPHYSLEVIGNIHDNPELFNNGRRISFWGD from the coding sequence ATGAATAAGTTAGAACGAATACCAACAGGAATACAGGATATAAATGAAAGAATGATTTTTGTTGATGATATCGTAAAGGTTACTTACGGCGATGCACCAAACAATTTTTCAGAAAATGAAAAAGTGATTTATGAAAATGGAAAATTCTATCTTGATCACCAGGACGGAACTTCCTCTTTTGATTCACCCCATTATTCTTTAGAAGTAATTGGTAACATTCACGATAACCCCGAACTTTTTAATAACGGGAGAAGAATTTCCTTTTGGGGAGATTAA
- a CDS encoding DUF3696 domain-containing protein produces the protein MKISLKNFRIFKETTNFNIRPITVLTGPNNAGKSALAKLFMLLKNNVNNLDFSKGDHRINSFENAVNYDSNDKYFVVGTEFKIPFFVNTELRIGYADNKIFQYKILYQDRPLLLVDNQVYDKKIYYQNIVDIFLKGISLIPIGLSDKTNVTYTPLNQFPFDFSKYPEITFDNYKEIENVTYPELIKKTVLNIDFENKKTSYREVKSQENLLSANALCNEIERLILEETPYALFDVYLDMEKFTAKYYDKILSLQGEEINVNDPFKTEKENLLSALENIRWKIEKYFKEEFPEMNIEIIPSRSYKLIFSEKYINWMQDFEENGNTFCNELLAVLRKFDNKLKQVEFITIDRGLQFKSIDNPNYQILIDYSNLDKKTPKIFETKPQFKSGTFIEKAMKILGFPSEVIIQQVQLLNGIGIADLLIKNKEKQQSLLELGYGFSMLLPILMRIELGGSPIFIEEPEANLHPNYQSLLADIFVLATEMFPDQEIVLETHSEYLIRKLQLLTAQGKISTDKSMIYYFNDDKSVAPENPKVIEIEINHNGSLTEDFGPGFYDEAVRLQFNLSNINREQMN, from the coding sequence ATGAAAATATCTCTCAAAAATTTCCGCATATTCAAAGAAACAACAAACTTTAACATTCGCCCGATTACAGTTCTTACAGGACCAAATAACGCAGGAAAAAGTGCATTGGCAAAATTATTCATGCTGTTGAAAAATAATGTTAACAATTTGGATTTTTCAAAAGGCGATCATAGGATTAACTCGTTTGAAAATGCCGTTAATTACGATTCTAACGACAAATATTTTGTGGTTGGCACGGAATTTAAAATTCCCTTTTTTGTAAATACAGAGTTGCGCATTGGTTATGCTGATAACAAAATATTTCAATATAAAATCTTGTATCAAGATCGTCCATTATTGTTAGTTGATAATCAAGTGTATGATAAAAAAATTTACTATCAAAACATCGTCGATATTTTTCTCAAAGGAATATCTCTAATACCAATAGGTTTGTCAGATAAAACTAATGTGACTTATACTCCTTTAAATCAATTTCCATTTGATTTCTCAAAATATCCTGAAATAACTTTTGATAATTATAAAGAAATTGAAAATGTAACTTATCCCGAGCTTATTAAAAAAACAGTTTTAAACATTGATTTTGAAAACAAAAAAACTTCATATCGAGAGGTGAAATCTCAGGAAAACCTTTTGTCAGCCAATGCTTTATGTAATGAGATTGAAAGATTGATTTTGGAAGAAACCCCATACGCTTTATTTGATGTTTATCTTGATATGGAAAAATTTACCGCCAAATATTACGATAAGATTCTTAGTTTACAAGGTGAAGAAATTAATGTTAACGATCCCTTCAAAACAGAAAAAGAAAATCTCTTGTCCGCACTTGAAAACATTCGTTGGAAAATTGAAAAGTATTTCAAAGAAGAGTTTCCAGAAATGAATATAGAGATAATTCCATCTCGTTCCTACAAACTAATATTTTCGGAGAAATACATAAATTGGATGCAGGACTTTGAAGAAAATGGCAACACATTTTGTAATGAATTACTTGCTGTGCTCAGAAAATTTGATAACAAATTAAAACAAGTAGAATTTATTACAATAGATCGCGGTCTTCAATTTAAATCAATTGATAATCCAAATTATCAGATCTTAATTGATTATAGTAATCTAGACAAGAAGACTCCTAAAATTTTCGAGACTAAGCCGCAATTCAAAAGTGGTACTTTCATTGAAAAAGCTATGAAAATTTTAGGCTTTCCTTCAGAAGTTATCATTCAGCAGGTGCAGTTACTAAATGGAATAGGTATAGCTGATTTACTAATAAAAAATAAAGAAAAGCAGCAGAGTTTATTAGAATTGGGCTACGGTTTTTCCATGTTGTTGCCTATTTTAATGCGAATTGAGTTGGGCGGTTCACCAATTTTCATCGAGGAACCTGAAGCAAATCTCCACCCAAATTATCAGTCACTGCTCGCAGATATTTTTGTACTCGCTACTGAAATGTTCCCGGATCAAGAAATTGTTTTGGAAACGCATAGCGAATACCTAATCCGTAAACTTCAGTTACTTACTGCGCAAGGAAAAATATCTACGGACAAATCCATGATTTACTACTTTAATGATGATAAAAGTGTTGCTCCGGAAAATCCAAAGGTTATTGAGATTGAAATCAACCATAATGGTAGTCTTACTGAAGATTTCGGACCCGGCTTTTATGATGAAGCGGTAAGGCTACAGTTCAATTTATCAAATATTAACCGTGAACAGATGAATTGA
- a CDS encoding DUF262 domain-containing protein yields MNNEIELLSINDLLDRHFYIPYYQRGYRWTEHHVTDLLEDIYAFSKSSNINDKDFYCLQPVVVKPKTWTENQESIVGYEVIDGQQRLTTIYIILHYLMKDFLKVDSLKEDYAKEIYSLRYETRPKSQEFLKDIKDDKSNIDFFHIAEAYKTVQNWFRDENRQLNRSDKDDFLKTLLGRKEDKKSVQVIWYSVEESVDSVDLFNRLNMGKIPLTNAELIKAIFLSSSSFKEDLPDEANRKKIVISQFWDIIEQQLNDENFWSFVTNSKMEKYATKIELLFDIISKKRTNEIDPLYTFIYFVNESKKENSSLWDLWLSVERYYYTLFEWYKSKNLYHKTGFLITNGYDLKTLIDLSVNSPKSTFEEEINRRISASIDSDFEKLSYSTAGDYKKIEKVLMLFNIESIRTNEKITEFYPFRFHKNQHWSLEHIHAQNSESLDRNKKEQWQKWLSYHTKLMEDVITETSDAAEQIEMQKLLDEVKLFNDDKLTYEVFEGLAKKIIEKFSEKNEQQINDPHNIANLALLGHNENAALNNSVFEVKRRAIISMDKEGAYIPVCTKRVFLKYYNDTNSSQQYYFWGHSDRESYVEEIKKVLAPYIKNQSVLN; encoded by the coding sequence ATGAACAACGAAATAGAACTATTAAGTATCAACGATCTTTTAGACCGTCACTTTTACATACCGTATTATCAGCGTGGTTACCGTTGGACAGAGCACCACGTTACTGATCTCTTGGAAGACATTTATGCATTCAGCAAATCATCAAATATTAATGATAAAGATTTTTACTGCTTGCAGCCAGTTGTTGTGAAGCCAAAAACTTGGACTGAAAATCAGGAAAGTATTGTTGGCTACGAAGTAATTGATGGTCAGCAACGACTTACAACAATTTATATCATTTTACACTATTTGATGAAAGATTTTCTCAAAGTGGATTCGCTTAAAGAAGACTACGCTAAAGAAATTTATTCACTTCGTTATGAAACACGCCCTAAAAGTCAGGAATTCCTGAAAGATATTAAAGATGATAAATCAAATATCGATTTTTTCCATATTGCTGAAGCATATAAAACTGTTCAAAATTGGTTCAGAGATGAAAACAGACAGTTAAACCGCTCGGATAAAGATGATTTTCTAAAGACACTCTTGGGGAGAAAAGAAGATAAAAAGTCAGTACAGGTCATTTGGTATAGTGTAGAAGAGAGCGTTGATAGCGTCGATTTATTCAACCGACTGAATATGGGAAAAATTCCATTAACAAATGCAGAATTGATAAAAGCGATATTTCTTTCATCTTCAAGTTTCAAAGAAGACCTTCCGGACGAAGCAAACAGAAAGAAAATTGTCATTTCTCAGTTTTGGGATATCATCGAGCAACAACTGAATGATGAAAATTTTTGGTCATTTGTTACCAATTCTAAAATGGAAAAATATGCAACAAAAATTGAATTGCTTTTTGACATTATTTCTAAAAAGAGAACAAACGAAATTGATCCTCTTTATACCTTCATTTATTTTGTAAATGAGTCGAAAAAAGAAAACAGCAGTCTTTGGGACTTGTGGTTATCAGTAGAAAGGTATTATTACACTTTGTTCGAGTGGTACAAGAGTAAAAATTTATACCATAAAACAGGGTTTTTAATAACCAATGGATATGATTTGAAGACTTTAATTGACCTTTCTGTAAACTCACCGAAATCAACATTTGAGGAAGAAATCAACAGAAGAATTTCTGCAAGTATAGATAGCGATTTTGAAAAACTCTCATACAGTACAGCAGGAGATTATAAAAAGATTGAGAAAGTGTTGATGCTTTTTAATATAGAGTCAATTCGGACTAATGAAAAAATAACAGAATTTTATCCATTTAGGTTTCACAAAAATCAACATTGGAGTTTAGAACACATCCACGCGCAAAATTCTGAATCTTTAGACCGAAATAAGAAAGAGCAGTGGCAAAAATGGCTAAGTTATCACACAAAATTGATGGAAGACGTTATTACAGAAACTTCAGATGCAGCAGAACAAATAGAAATGCAAAAGTTACTTGATGAAGTGAAACTCTTTAACGACGATAAACTGACTTATGAAGTATTTGAAGGACTAGCAAAGAAGATTATAGAAAAGTTTTCTGAAAAGAATGAACAGCAGATTAATGATCCCCACAATATTGCTAATCTTGCACTGTTAGGCCATAATGAAAATGCCGCACTCAACAATTCTGTTTTTGAAGTAAAAAGAAGAGCAATTATCTCAATGGATAAAGAAGGTGCATATATTCCAGTATGTACTAAAAGAGTTTTTCTAAAATATTATAATGACACAAATTCTTCACAACAATACTATTTTTGGGGGCACAGCGATCGTGAATCTTATGTTGAAGAAATAAAAAAAGTTCTTGCTCCTTACATAAAAAATCAATCTGTTTTAAACTAA
- a CDS encoding DUF6943 family protein yields the protein MQNFKVRTYDVQQSAPEMAIFILNRGRNAGKPLQEPCPNCFIIYCSSPEQMETVYWTFYALWKHGFFHPHLCGSVIEMLRLCDLKILMRNFIQPAMEKSIQNPEMTLKIKATWELEKKIQQQAAAVQELRNSLVRRYYLTM from the coding sequence ATGCAAAATTTCAAAGTACGCACCTACGATGTGCAACAGTCTGCGCCTGAAATGGCAATTTTCATCCTGAACCGCGGCAGAAATGCAGGAAAACCACTGCAGGAGCCTTGCCCGAACTGCTTTATCATCTATTGCAGCAGTCCCGAACAGATGGAAACGGTCTACTGGACCTTTTACGCCCTCTGGAAACACGGATTTTTTCATCCGCACCTTTGCGGAAGCGTCATCGAGATGCTTCGCCTCTGTGACCTCAAAATCCTGATGCGGAATTTCATCCAGCCTGCCATGGAAAAATCCATCCAAAACCCAGAAATGACGCTAAAAATCAAAGCCACATGGGAACTGGAGAAGAAAATCCAACAGCAGGCGGCAGCAGTCCAGGAACTCCGGAACTCATTAGTCCGCCGTTATTATTTAACAATGTAA